The window CGTTGACGTCCCGCAGGTTCTTGCGCCACAGGCGGTCGCCCGTGTCCTCGAAGGTGTAGTCGTAGCCGTCGGGGTTGGCCGAGATCACGAACCACAGTTCGGTGGTGTCGACGATCTTCTTGATCCGCTTGTCCGTCTGGTAGTTGTCCAGGTAGTGGTGCATCAGCCGGCGCGTCATCTCCGGGGTGATCCACTCGCGCGCGTGCTGGTTGGACATGTACAGCACGGAGGGCTTGGCGCCGTCCTTGGACTGCTTGGCGTTCTTGGTGAGCTTCAGCGCCAGGATGTCCTGGCCGTTCACGGTCTTGCCGAGGGAGACGACCTTGGTGAGGCCGGGGTTCTCCTGGCCGGTCCGCAGGATCTCCTCCTTGATGCCGCCGCTGCCGCTGTAGGGCCGGTAGACGCCCTCGGCCGCCGCCTCGACGCGCTGCTCGGCCTTGGTGGACAGGGTGTGCTCGGTGAGCTCGACGCCCTGCTTCTCCAGCTTGTCGGCCTGTTTGTCGGTGAGGTAGACCTCGATCGTGGCGGTGCCCTTCTCGGGCGCCTGCTCACTGAGTTCATGGCCGTCCTGTCCGGCGGCCAGCAGCAGCGGGATCTGCTTCTTGGTGACCTCGGCGCGGAAGACCTTGACCTCGTCGGCGTCGGAGGTGTCCGAACTGCCGTGCTGTGCCTGGGCAATGGGTGCGATGCTCGCTCCGCCGATCAGGAGCGCGCCGACAGCGAGGATCGATCTCGCTCTGTGTCTCATGAACCCCCCTAGCGTGTGTTCGCCACGTCAGCGAACAGATGCCAGGCTCATGACACTTCATGATCGAGTCAAGGGTGCCTCGAGGACACGAAAACGCCGGTGGCCGTCGCCCAACTGGCGTGGCCACCGGCGTGGTGAACGGGCGTCAGCCGACGAGGTTGTCGGCCATCTCCTCGGTGATGCTGGATTCCGTGCCCGGGATGCCGAGGTCCTGGGCGCGCTTGTCGGCCATCGCCAGCAGTCGGCGGATACGGCCGGCGACGGCGTCCTTCGTCAGCGGCGGGTCGGCGAGCGCACCCAGCTCCTCCAGCGAGGCCTGCTTGTGCTCCATGCGCAGCCGCCCTGCGGCGGCGAGGTGCTCGGGGACCTCCTCGCCGAGGATCTCCAGCGCACGCTGGACCCGGGCACCGGCGGCGACGGCCGCGCGCGCGGAGCGACGCAGGTTGGCGTCGTCGAAGTTGGCGAGACGGTTCGCCGTGGCGCGGACCTCGCGGCGCATCCGCCGCTCCTCCCAGGCCAGCACCGACTCATGGGCGCCGAGCCGGGTGAGCAGGGCGCCGATCGCGTCACCGTCCCGGACGACGACCCGGTCCACGCCGCGCACCTCGCGGGCCTTCGCCGCGATCGACAGGCGGCGGGCCGCGCCGACGAGCGCGAGCGCGGCCTCGGGGCCGGGGCAGGTCACCTCCAGGGAGGAGGAGCGGCCGGGCTCGGTGAGCGAGCCGTGCGCCAGGAAGGCGCCGCGCCAGGCTGCCTCGGCGTCACAGGTGGCGCCGGAGACGACCTGCGGAGGCAGGCCGCGGATCGGGCGGCCCCGCCCGTCGACCAGGCCGGTCTGGCGGGCCAGCTGGTCACCGCCGGCGACCACCCGCACGACGTAGCGCGAGCCCCGGCGCAGTCCGCCGGGCGCCATCACGATCAGTTCGGAGCTGTGGCCGAAGATCTCCAGGATGTCCCGCTTGAGCCGGCGGGCCGCCATCGCGGTGTCCAGCTCCGCCTCGATCACGATGCGCCCGCTGACCAGATGGAGGCCGCCGGCGAACCGCAGAATGGCGGAGACCTCCGCCTTCCTGCAGCAGGTCCGGGTGACGGGGAGCCGGGAGATCTCGTCCTTCACCGCTGCCGTCATCGCCATGGGCCGATCCTTCCATGCATCCGAAAAATACGGTCGTACGCGGCGGCCAGCAGCTCCGGGTCGTGCCGCGGAGATCCGTCCCTCCGGGCGACCGGAGCCAGCTCGACCGCGGCCCCGAGCCGCTTGGCGGCCTCGGTCAGCACCTCGCGGTCGGGCACGGCAGCCTCGTCGGCCAGCACCACGTCCAGGGCGAGTTTAGGGGCGTGTCGTCCCAAAACCTCCAAATGACGCTGCGGGGAGAAGCCTTCGGTTTCTCCGGGCTGCGGAGCGAGGTTCAGCGAGAGTACCCGGCGGGCCTTGGTCTCGGTGAGCGCGTCCAGCAGCTCGGGCACCAGCAGATGCGGGATGACCGAGGAGAACCAGGACCCGGGGCCCAGCACCACCCAGTCCGCGTCCAGGACGGCCGCGACGGCCTCGGGAACGGCGGGCGGGTCGTGCGGCACCAGGTGCACGGACTGCACCTCGCCGGGGGTGAGCGCGACGGTGGCCTGTCCGCGCACGGTGTCGACGTCCTCGGGCCGCTCCGGGTCGTGCCCCTTGACCAGGGCCTGCAGCTCCAGGGGTACGGCGGACATGGGCAGCACGCGCCCGTGCGCCCCGAGCAGCTTGCCGACCAGGTCCAGGGCCTGGACATGGTCGCCGAGCTGCTCCCACAGGGCGACGATCAGCAGATTGCCGACCGCATGCTCGTGCAGGTCGCCCTGGGACTGGAAGCGGTGCTGGATCACCCGGGCCCAGGTCTGGCCCCAGTCGTCGTCGCCGCACAGCGCGGCCAGCGCCTTGCGCAGATCGCCGGGCGGCAGCACACCCAGCTCGTCGCGCAGACGCCCGCTGGAGCCGCCGTCGTCGGCGACGGTGACGACGGCGGTGAGGTCACCGGTGATCCGGCGCAGAGCGGCGAGCGAGGCGGACAGGCCCATGCCGCCGCCGAGGGCGACGACCTTGGGCTGGGTGCCCCGGCGGCGCGGTCGGCCGCCACGGGCCTCCACGGGCCGGCCGATCCGTCCTTCCGACACCACCCGGCCGACCCTGATCAGCCGCGGAGTACGTCCTGTCATTCGCGTCCCATGTCCCGGTGGACGACCACCGTCTCCACACCCTGCGCGGCGAGCCGTGCGGCGAGCTTCTCCGAGGTGGCCACCGAGCGGTGCTTGCCGCCGGTGCAGCCGACCGCGATGGTCACATAGCGCTTGCCCTCACGACGGTAGCCTGCGGCAATCAGCTGGAGCAGCTCGGTGTACCGGTCGAGGAACTCCTTGGCGCCGGGCTGGTTGAAGACGTACGCCGACACTTCCTCGTTCAGACCGGTGTACGGCCGCAGCTCCGGGACCCAGTGCGGGTTCGGCAGGAAGCGCATGTCGACGACCAGATCAGCGTCGACCGGCAGTCCGTACTTGAAGCCGAAGGACATCACGGTGGCCCTCAGCTCGGGCTCCTCCTCGCCCGCGAACTGGGCGTCCATCTTGGCGCGCAGCTCGTGCACGTTCAGGCTGGAGGTGTCGATCACCAGGTCGGCGTCGCCGCGCAGCTCGCGCAGCAGCTCGCGTTCGGCGGCGATGCCGTCGACGATCCGGCCGTCGCCCTGCAGGGGGTGCGGGCGGCGCACCGACTCGAAGCGGCGCACCAGGGCCTCGTCGGAGGACTCCAGGAAGACGATCCGCCGGGTGACGCCCCGGGTGTCGAGGTCGGCCAGCGACTCGCGGAGGTTGTCGAAGAAGCGGCGGCCACGGACGTCGACGACGACCGCGATCCGGGCGACATTGCCCTGGGAGCGGGCGCCGAGCTCCACCATGGTGGGGATCAGCGCGGGCGGCAGGTTGTCGACGACGAACCAGCCGAGGTCCTCCAGACACTTCGCGGCGGTCGAGCGGCCGGCTCCGGACATACCGGAGATGATCACCAGCTCGGGGATGGTGGCCTCGGAGGCCCCGTTCGTGTCGTTGGCCGTACTCACCTGTGCTCCGTTGTCCTGATGTGGCTCCTGTTCGGTGTGATCATCGCCCATTTCCGTGTGGGCCTGATCTCGCTCGGCTGTGGGCTGCTTTTCCTGCTCGGTCATGTCTCCTGCCCCCGTCGTTCGTCCGGGGTGCCCGCGGTCACGGGCTCCCCCGGGGTGCCCGTCGTCGTCTCGGGCGCCCCGTCTTCCATGTCTTCCATGATCTCTCCAGTCGCCGTGTTCACGGCGGGCGCGGCCGGGGCCGCCTGGGCGAAGGCCGCGGCAATGGTCTCGGCCGTTTTACGACCTATGCCCGGAACCTCACAGATCTGGTCGATTGTCGCCGATCGAAGCCTCTTCACCGAACCGAAGTGCTTGATCAGCGCCTGTTTGCGGGTCTCGCCGAGGCCCGGTACGTCATCCAGCGGACTGGACCGGAAACGCTTGGCGCGCTTGGCACGCTGGTACGTGATCGCGAAGCGGTGGGCCTCGTCACGGACCCGCTGGAGCAGATACAGCCCCTCGCTGGTGCGGGGCAGGACCACCGGGTCGTCCTCGCCGGGCAGCCAGACCTCCTCCAGGCGCTTGGCGAGGCCGCACACGGCGATGTCGTCGATGCCGAGCTCGTCCAGGGCCTTCTTGGCGGCGGCGACCTGGGGCTGACCACCGTCGACGACGACGAGCTGGGGCGGGTAGGCGAACTTCTTGGGGCGGCCGTCGTCGTCCTTGAGGCCGTTCCCGGTGACATCGAGGCCGTTCTCGGAGGCGTCCTGGGAGTCCCCGGAGACGTCCTGGGAGTCCTCGTCGACCCACTCGCCGGTCTTCTCCTTCTCGGCGATGTACCGCTTGAAGCGGCGGGAGATCACCTCGTGCATGGACCGCACGTCGTCCTGGCCGGCGAAGCCCTTGATCTGGAAGCGGCGGTACTCGCTCTTGCGCTGGAGGCCGTCCTCGAAGACGACCATGGAGGCCACGACGTCGTCGCCCTGGAGGTGCGAGATGTCGTAGCACTCGATCCTGAGCGGCGCGCTGTCGAGGGCGAGGGCGTCGGCGATCTCCTCCAGGGCACGCGAGCGCGTGGTCAGGTCGGAGGCGCGCTTGGTCTTGTGCAGGACGAGGGCCTGCTGGGCATTGCGCTCGACGGTCTCCATCAGCGCCTTCTTGTCGCCGCGCTGCGGGATGCGCAGGGAGACGTTCGACCCCCGGCGCCCGGTGAGCCACTCCTGGACGGGCTCCACCGGGTCGGGCAGGGCCGGGACGAGGACCTCCTTGGGCACGGAGTCCCCGGTCTCCTCGCCGTAGAGCTGCTGAAGGGCGTGTTCGACGAGGGCGCCGGTGGTGATCTCCTCGACCTTGTCGGTGACCCAGCCGCGCTGGCCGCGCACGCGTCCGCCGCGGACGTGGAAGATCTGCACGGCCGCCTCCAGCTCGTCCTCGGCGACGGCGATCAGATCGGCGTCGGTCGCGTCGGCGAGCACGACCGCGCTCTTCTCCATGGCCTTCTTCAGGGCCCCGATGTCGTCGCGCAGCCGGGCCGCCCGCTCGTACTCCATCTCGTCGGCCGCCTGCATCATCTGCTTCTCCAGGCGGCGCAGGTACGTGCCCGTGCGGCCCGCCATGAAGTCGCAGAACTCCTCGGCGAGTTCGCGGTGCTCCTCGGGCGAGACCCGGCCGACGCAGGGCGCGGAGCACTTGCCGATGTAGCCGAGCAGACAGGGGCGGTCGGTGCGGGCGGCGTTCTTGAACACACCGGCCGAGCAGGTGCGCACCGGGAAGACGCGCAGCAGGAGGTCCACGGTGTCGCGGATCGCCCACGCGTGGCCGTACGGCCCGAAGTAGCGCACGCCCTTCTTCTTGTGACCGCGCATCACCTGCACGCGCGGGAACTCCTCGTTCATCGTCACCGCGAGGTACGGGTAGCTCTTGTCGTCGCGGTACTTGACGTTGAACCGGGGGTCGTACTCCTTGATCCAGGAGTACTCCAGCTGGAGCGCCTCCACCTCCGTGGACACCACCGTCCACTCCACGGACGCCGCTGTGGTGACCATGGTGCGGGTACGGGGGTGCAGGCCCGCCAGGTCCTGGAAGTAGTTCGCCAGGCGCTGGCGCAGGCTCTTCGCCTTTCCGACGTAGATCACCCGGCGGTGCTCGTCGCGGAACCTGTAGACCCCGGGAGAGTCCGGGATCTGTCCCGGCCTGGGGCGGTAGCTGGAGGGGTCGGCCATGTTTCACACCCTACTGGCGAGGGGTGACAGCGCGGCGAGGCTGTGGACAACGCCGGCGGGCTACCGCGACTCCAGGAACGTGAGCACGGCGAGCACCCGCCGGTGGTCGTCCGCGTCCTCGGGGAGACGGAGCTTGCCGAGGATGCTGCGGACGTGTTTCTCGACGGTGCCCTCGGTCACCCACAGGCGGCGGCCGATGCCCGCGTTCGAGCGGCCCTCGGCCATCAGGGCGAGCACCTCGCGCTCCCGGGCGCTGAGGGGCGCCAGCGGGTCGTCGCGGCGCCGGGCGGAGAACAGCTCCTGCACCAGGGAGGGGTCGACGACCGAGCCGCCCCGGCCGATCCGGTCGAGCGCCTCGATGAACTCGTCCACGACCGTGACCCGGCTCTTGAGGAGATAGCCGATGCCGCGGCCACCGGCCAGCAGCTCCAGGGCATCCTCGACCTCGACGTAGGCGGACAGCACGAGGATGCCGGTGGCGGGGTGGCGCCCGCGTATCGCGCGGGCGGCCTCGAGGCCCTCCGTGGAGTGGTCCGGCGGCATCCTGATGTCGACGACCGCGAGGTCGGGCCGCTCGCCCGCGACCAGCTCCAGCAGCCGGGGCGCGTCGCCCGCCTGGCCCGCGACCTCGTACCCGGCGCGCTCGCACAGGCTCGCCAGGCCCTCTCTGAGCAGGATGTCGTCGTCGGCGAGCACGATGCGCCCGCGCGCGGGCGGCTGCGATCCTTCCATGGTCCCGTCCCCGTCTCTCTTGCCCCGGTCACTGGGCTGCGGTCCAACAGCCTGCCGGAGCACGGTAGTTACGGCCAGCCGGAGGCGGGCCCGGACAGTGGCAGCCGTACGGTCAGCGTCGTGCCCTTGCCCTGCGGGCTGCTGACGGTCAGCCTGCCGCCGATCGCCTCGACCCGATCGATCAGGCCGATGAGACCGGAGCCGTGTCCGGGCTCGGCGCCGCCGACTCCGTCGTCGTCGATGACGACCTCCAGGACGTCGTCGACAGTGTGCGCGGCGATCCTTACGAACTCGGCACGCGCGTGCTTGGCGGCGTTGGTGAGGCTTTCGGAGACCATGTAGTAGACGGCGACCTCGGCCCGTTCCGGGAGCCGCTCCGGGGGCAGGCGCAGGTCGAGTTCGACGGGGAGCGGGGCGCGGCGGGCCAGTGCCCGCAGGGCGGGGCCGAGGCCGCCCTGGGACAGGATCGCCGGGTGGATGCCGCGGGCGACCCGGAGCAGGTCCTCGAAGGCGTTGTCCAGGCCCTTCACGATGTGCTCCAACTGCTCGGGCAGGGCGTCGGGCTGCTCCTCCAGCAGGGCCTGGGCCGTCCTGAGGTCCAGCTGGAGGGAGACCAGCCGCTGCTGGACCCCGTCGTGCAGATCGCGTTCGATACGGCGCCGGGAGGCGTCCCCGGCGGCCACCACGCGCGCGCGTGACGCCGTGAGCTGGGCCTGGCTGTCGGCATTGGCGAGCGCGGTGGCGACCAGCTCGGTGAAGTCGGCGAGCCGGGACTCGGTGTCCGGCGGCAGCTGCCCGGGGCCCGCGGCGGCCGCGACGACGGCACCCCAGAGGCGGTCGTCGACGACGATGGGCGCCCCGACCGCGCCGCCCACCCGCGCGGGGCGCCCGGTCCGGGCCACTTCGGCCGCCGCGGGCCCTCCGGTGTCGGCGCTTCCGCGCGCGGTGCCGAGCACGGTGGCGGTGCCGTCGGACGCGTACCGCAGGACGGCGGCGGAGCCGCTGCAGAGCACTCTGCCCACCTCGTGGGCGACCTCGGTGAACACCTCGTGCGGCGGGACCCCGCGGGCGACCAGCGTGGCGACCCGGCGCAGCGCCGCCTGCTCCCGGGCCGTGCGACGGCTCTCGGTGACATCGCGCGCGGCGGCGTAGAGGAGGCCCTCGCCGAGGACGGGACGGGCGCTCCACTGGAGCCAGCACTCGGTGCCGTCGGCGCGCAGCACGCGGTTCTCGAACTCGGCGATGTCGGCGCCCTTGGCGAGCCGGGCGAAGACGGCACGCGTGCGTGGCAGGTCCTCCGGGTGCACCAACTCCGGCCACGGTCTGGCGAGCAGTTCCTCGGCGGCGTAGCCCAGGGTCTGTTCGAAGGCGGGGTTCACGCGCTT of the Streptomyces sp. NBC_00287 genome contains:
- a CDS encoding gluconeogenesis factor YvcK family protein — translated: MTGRTPRLIRVGRVVSEGRIGRPVEARGGRPRRRGTQPKVVALGGGMGLSASLAALRRITGDLTAVVTVADDGGSSGRLRDELGVLPPGDLRKALAALCGDDDWGQTWARVIQHRFQSQGDLHEHAVGNLLIVALWEQLGDHVQALDLVGKLLGAHGRVLPMSAVPLELQALVKGHDPERPEDVDTVRGQATVALTPGEVQSVHLVPHDPPAVPEAVAAVLDADWVVLGPGSWFSSVIPHLLVPELLDALTETKARRVLSLNLAPQPGETEGFSPQRHLEVLGRHAPKLALDVVLADEAAVPDREVLTEAAKRLGAAVELAPVARRDGSPRHDPELLAAAYDRIFRMHGRIGPWR
- the uvrC gene encoding excinuclease ABC subunit UvrC; translated protein: MADPSSYRPRPGQIPDSPGVYRFRDEHRRVIYVGKAKSLRQRLANYFQDLAGLHPRTRTMVTTAASVEWTVVSTEVEALQLEYSWIKEYDPRFNVKYRDDKSYPYLAVTMNEEFPRVQVMRGHKKKGVRYFGPYGHAWAIRDTVDLLLRVFPVRTCSAGVFKNAARTDRPCLLGYIGKCSAPCVGRVSPEEHRELAEEFCDFMAGRTGTYLRRLEKQMMQAADEMEYERAARLRDDIGALKKAMEKSAVVLADATDADLIAVAEDELEAAVQIFHVRGGRVRGQRGWVTDKVEEITTGALVEHALQQLYGEETGDSVPKEVLVPALPDPVEPVQEWLTGRRGSNVSLRIPQRGDKKALMETVERNAQQALVLHKTKRASDLTTRSRALEEIADALALDSAPLRIECYDISHLQGDDVVASMVVFEDGLQRKSEYRRFQIKGFAGQDDVRSMHEVISRRFKRYIAEKEKTGEWVDEDSQDVSGDSQDASENGLDVTGNGLKDDDGRPKKFAYPPQLVVVDGGQPQVAAAKKALDELGIDDIAVCGLAKRLEEVWLPGEDDPVVLPRTSEGLYLLQRVRDEAHRFAITYQRAKRAKRFRSSPLDDVPGLGETRKQALIKHFGSVKRLRSATIDQICEVPGIGRKTAETIAAAFAQAAPAAPAVNTATGEIMEDMEDGAPETTTGTPGEPVTAGTPDERRGQET
- a CDS encoding response regulator transcription factor, encoding MEGSQPPARGRIVLADDDILLREGLASLCERAGYEVAGQAGDAPRLLELVAGERPDLAVVDIRMPPDHSTEGLEAARAIRGRHPATGILVLSAYVEVEDALELLAGGRGIGYLLKSRVTVVDEFIEALDRIGRGGSVVDPSLVQELFSARRRDDPLAPLSAREREVLALMAEGRSNAGIGRRLWVTEGTVEKHVRSILGKLRLPEDADDHRRVLAVLTFLESR
- the whiA gene encoding DNA-binding protein WhiA, which codes for MAMTAAVKDEISRLPVTRTCCRKAEVSAILRFAGGLHLVSGRIVIEAELDTAMAARRLKRDILEIFGHSSELIVMAPGGLRRGSRYVVRVVAGGDQLARQTGLVDGRGRPIRGLPPQVVSGATCDAEAAWRGAFLAHGSLTEPGRSSSLEVTCPGPEAALALVGAARRLSIAAKAREVRGVDRVVVRDGDAIGALLTRLGAHESVLAWEERRMRREVRATANRLANFDDANLRRSARAAVAAGARVQRALEILGEEVPEHLAAAGRLRMEHKQASLEELGALADPPLTKDAVAGRIRRLLAMADKRAQDLGIPGTESSITEEMADNLVG
- the rapZ gene encoding RNase adapter RapZ — protein: MTEQEKQPTAERDQAHTEMGDDHTEQEPHQDNGAQVSTANDTNGASEATIPELVIISGMSGAGRSTAAKCLEDLGWFVVDNLPPALIPTMVELGARSQGNVARIAVVVDVRGRRFFDNLRESLADLDTRGVTRRIVFLESSDEALVRRFESVRRPHPLQGDGRIVDGIAAERELLRELRGDADLVIDTSSLNVHELRAKMDAQFAGEEEPELRATVMSFGFKYGLPVDADLVVDMRFLPNPHWVPELRPYTGLNEEVSAYVFNQPGAKEFLDRYTELLQLIAAGYRREGKRYVTIAVGCTGGKHRSVATSEKLAARLAAQGVETVVVHRDMGRE